The DNA region TCGTGCTGACCCTGCCCAAGGTGACCTATGCCGAGCAGGTCACGGCCATGGTGCGGCTCCTCGAGGAGTTCGAGAAGGCGCGGGGCCTGGAGCAGGGCCGGATCGGCTTCGAGATCCAGATCGAGACCAGCCAGTCCATCCTCGCCACCGACGGCACCGCGACCGTCGCCCGCATGATCCAGGCGGCGGAGGGACGGGCGACGGGCCTGCACTACGGCACCTTCGACTACAGCGCCTGCCTCGGCGTCTCCGCCGCCTACCAGGCCAGCGACCATCCGGCCGCCGACCACGCCAAGGCGATCATGCAGGTCGCGGCCGCGGGCACCGGCGTCCGTGTCTCGGACGGCTCCACGAACGTCCTGCCGGTCGGCCCCACGCCGAAGGTCCACGACGCCTGGCGGCTGCACTACGGCCTCACCCGCCGCGCGCTCGCCCGCGCCTACTACCAGGGCTGGGACATGCACCCCGGCCACATCCCGACGCGCTACGCGGCCGTGTTCGCGTTCTACCGGGAGGGCTTCGAGCAGGCCGCCGCGCGTCTCGCCCGGTACGCCAACCACGCCGGCGGCGACGTGATGGACGAGCCCGCCACCGCCAAGGCTCTCAGCGGCTACCTCCTGCGCGGCCTGGACTGCGGCGCCCTGGACATCGCGGAGGTGGCCCGAGCGGCCGGCCTGACCCGCGCCGACCTGGAGGCCTTCGCGACACCGAGGCGAGCGGACCTGACGATCTCGGCTCCATAAGGGCCCAGCCCCGCCAGGGGCGCGGGGAACTGCGCGACAAGCCACTGACGGTCCGCGGCCCGACGACGACCGGTACCACCCCTCACACCAGAGGCGCGCCGCACGTAGCGACCCAGTCACAGCGACAGCGCCCCCGCACCGGCTGTCACTTCTGCCCCGTACTCTGGACGCCACTTCATTGGTGTGACTCAGGAACGGGGCAGCGGTGTCTTCGGGGGAAAACCAACAACCAGGGGAGAAGGACCGACCGGACGGGCCCGACCAGCCCGACGGGATCGGCCGGCTCCTCGTCGGACGCTACCGCGTCGTCGCCCAACTGGGCCGCGGCGGAATGGGCGTCGTCTGGCGGGCGCTCGACGAGGTCCTGGGCCGCGAGGTCGCGGTCAAGGAACTGCGTACGTACTCGGACGCGGGCGCGCCCGAACTGGCCGACCTGGGGCTGCGCATGCAGCGCGAGGCGCGCGCGGCGGCCCGCGTGCGCCACCCGGGAGTCGTCGCCGTGCACGACGTGGCGGAGGTCGACGGCAGGCCGCTGATCGTCATGGAACTGGTGGACGGACCGTCCCTGGACGACGTCCTGCGCGAGCGCGGCACCCTCGACGCACGCGAGGTGGCCGGCATCGGCGCGAAGGTCATGGACGCGCTCTCCGCGGCCCATCGCGCCGGAGTGCTCCACCGTGACGTGAAGCCCGGCAACATCCTGCTCGACCGCTCCGGCCGGGTCGTCCTCACCGACTTCGGCATCGCCACGATGGAGGACCCGGGCGACGGCTCCGCCACCCATCTCACCCGCAGCGGCGAACTGGTCGGTTCCCTGGACTACTTGGCACCCGAGCGGGCGCAGGGCCACGAACCGGGCCCGGCCTCCGACATCTGGGCCCTGGGCGCCACGCTGTACGCGGCCGTCGAGGGCGCCTCGCCGTTCCGGCGTACGTCGACGTGGTCCACACTCACGGCGATCGTGGTCGAACCGCTGCCGGAGCCGCAGCGCGCCGGGCCGCTCGGCCCCGTTCTGCAGCAACTGATGCACAAGCAGCCGGAGTCCCGCCCGGACGCCGACGAAGCGAGCCGCCTGCTGCAAGCGGTGGCGGACGCCACCACCGGCCCGGACTCGGCGACCAGGGGCCTGCGCCCGCCCGCGCCCCGGCCGCGCGAGACGACCGAGCGGAGCGTGCCGGCGGTGCCGCCGGGCTTCGGCCCGCCGGAGCCGGCCGGTGCGGGCTTCGGGCCCGCCGGCGAGGACAGGGCGGAGGCCGGCTCCTTCGGAGGCTCCGCGCCCGGCGTTCCGGCGACGGGTCATGCGGGCTTCGGCGCCCCGGAACCGAGCGGGCCGGGGACCGGAGCCGCAGGCGCGGGATCGGATACTGGTACGGGAGAAGCCGCATTCGGCGCCGCGGGCATCGGCGGCTCCGGGCCCGGGGTCCCCCGGGCGGGTTGGCAGGCGGCCGCAAGTCCGGCGACGGACGGGACGGGCGCCTCGGTGTCCGCCTCTGCCTCCGCCTCCGCAGGGAGCGGATCCGGGCCCGGATTCCCGGACGCGGACCGGGCAGCACCCGGGGCCCAGCAAGCAGGCGGCCACGCCGCGCCGCCGACAGCGGGCTCTTCCGCGCAGCCCCCGACGCCCGGGCCGGGCTTCGGCCCGCCCGAGTCGATGGCTCAGCCCGCCGTTCCTGCCGCTCCCCGGGGTCGCAAGGGCCGGGTTCTTCTCGCCGCCGCAGCGGTGACCGTCGTGCTGGCCGCGACCGGCGTCACCGTCGCCCTTCTGAACGGCTCCGACGAGTCGGGGCCCACCGCCGGGCCCAAGGCATCTCAGGGCGGCGACGCCACCCCGTCCGAGGGCGCGAGCCGCGGCTCGATCGACCTGTCGGACGACACCAAGCCCACGGAACAGGGCGACAAGAAGGAGTCCGCGAAGCCGAGCGAGAAGCCGGAGCGCACCGAGGACGCCAAGCCCACGGACAAAGCACCGGCCGCCTCGCCCAGGCCCAGTGAGGGCGGTACCACGGGCGGCGGTTCGGACGGCGGCACGACCGGCGGAGGCGGCGACCCCAGCTCCGCCCCGGTCTGCCACGCCATCGGTGGCGGCAAGTACAACTGCGAGGTCTGGAAGACGTCCAAGTCCTACACGGCGGCCGGAGCCGAGGCGGGCACCCTCAACGCGGGTACGAACTACTTCTACTGCCAGCAGAACCTCGGCCGCCGCGAGACCTACGGCGAGTGGACGAACGTCTGGTGGGCGAAGACCGACGACGACAGCGGCAACACGAACGTCTTCGTCAGCGACGTCTATATCAAGGGCGGCGACAACGACGCGCCGGTTCCGGGGCTGCCGGTGTGTTGACCGGGCAGGTACTTCTCCAGTTCGGAGGCCGTCGTCCACCCCTCCTCGGCGAACAGCCGGGTGCCCGCGGTGCAGAGTCGCAGATCGCCGCGCGCCCGGGCGCAGAACTCCTCGGGCGTGGCGCCGAACAGCTCCCGCAGCCGCGGTGACCGGGCCAGGAGTCCGGTGAGCAGCGGCCGCTCTCCGGGATGCCTCAGCGGCGTCCCCGTACCGTCGTGGAGGACTCCGCGCCGGTTGACGTAGAGGTGGGCGCCGTCGAGCGCGGCGCCCGACTCCAGCTCGATCCGGACGTCGTCGGCGGGCAGCGACACACGGTCGTACGCCCCCGCCGGCGCCGTGACGCCCTCGCTCGCGTCGACCGCCGCGAGTTGTGCGGGGTCCAGCCAGGTGATGAACAGCTCGCGGGTGTGCCCGGGTGCGCGGAAGGGCGACGCGGACACATACCCCATCGCGCTGACGTGCGCCGAGACGCCCACCTCCAACCCGGTGACCCGCGCCTTCACCAGCGGGACCGGGGACGACAGCTCGTACTCCCGCATCTTGTGCCGGAGTTGCGCGGGGCAGGCGTTGGAGCCGACCGCGAGGACCGGGACGCGGCCCGGGAACTCACGGTCGGTGAGGGGCAGCAGCCGGTCCCCGTCCAGGAGCCCCGATTCCCCGGGCCAGACGCCCGGATAGGTCAGCGGACGGTCGCGCGGCGCCTCGGCCAGACCGAGCGCTTCCAGCGTGCGGTCGGCATACGGGTCACTGGCCGTCATGTGTCAGTCCGAGGGCGGCAGTTCGCCCGAGCCGCGGGTGATCAGACGCGTCGGGAGTTCGATGCGTTCGGGAAGGACGAGCGAGCCGTCGAGCTGACGGAAGAGGCGCTCCGCGGCGGTGCGGCCGAGCTGCGCGGCGTCCTGGGCGACGACGGTGACCCCGGGCTGGAGGAGGTCGGCGAGCTCGATGTCGTCGAAGCCGACCAGGGCCACGGGGCGGGAGCCCTCGGCGATCACACGTACGGCCGTGACCGTCACCCGGTTGTTGCCCGCGAAGATCGCCGTGACGGGGGAGGGACCGGAGAGCATGTCCTCGGCCGCCTTGCGCACCCGCTGCGGGTCGGTGACACCCAGGGACATCCAGGCGTCCTCGACCGGAATTCCGGCGTCCTCCATGGCGGCGCGATAACCGCGCAGACGCTCGGCGGAGGTGTGGATGCGCGGCATGTCACCGATGAAGCCGATCCGGCGGTGGCCGTGCGCGATGAGGTGGGCGACGCCGTCACGCGCACCGCCGAAGCTGTCGGAGAGCACGACGTCCGCGTCGATCTGTCCGGCCGGGCGGTCCACGAAGACCGTGGCGACACCCGCCTTTATCTCCGGTTCCAGATAGCGGTGGTCGTCACCGGCCGGGATGATCACGAGTCCGTCCACGCGGCGCGCGCACAGCGCGAGGACCAGCTCCTGTTCGCGGTCGGGGTCCTCGGCGCTGGAGCCGTTGATCAACAGGGCGCCATGGGCGCGGGCCACTTCCTCCACCGCCCGGCTCAGCGGGCCGTAGAACGGGTCCGCCAGATCCTCCAGCACGAGACCGATGCTCGCCGTACGCCCCTTGCGGAGCACCCGCGCGCTGTCGTTGCGCCGGAAGCCCAGCGCGTCGATCGCCTCCTGCACCCGGCGCTCGGTGTCCGGGGTGACTCCTGGCTCGCCGTTGACTACACGCGATACCGTCTTCAGGCCGACTCCGGCACGCGCCGCGACGTCCTTCATCGTGGGGCGGTTGCCGTAGCGGCTCTCGGTTCGGCGGGCGGTCTCGGCCACGATGCGCTGTCCTGTCCTGTAGTCCATGGGGCTGCGTCGGTCCTGAGGATGCTCGGTTGGTCGCCAGATCGGGGTGTGGCGTCGAGCATAGAGCCTGGACAACGTTGTCAGATGCGGGAGAGACTGTCCATCGCAATCTCCGGCCTCCCCTTCCTCACTGCGAGACCGGCCTGCCCTTTTCTCATGGTCCAAATGGGATCCAAACGGGAGATCAGACACTGATGCACACCGACCTCGTGGCCGCGCTCGACATCGGCGGCACCAAGATCGCCGGAGCGCTGGTGGACGGCCACGGCCGGATCCTGCTGCGCGCCCAGCGGCCGACGCCCGCGCAAGAGGGCGGCGAGACCGTCATGGCGGCCGTCCACGCCGTGCTCGGCGAACTGACCGTCTCGCCCCTGTGGAGCCGTGCCATGGCCATCGGCATCGGCAGCGCGGGCCCGGTGGACGCCTCAGCGGGCACCGTGAGCCCCGTGAACGTGCCCGGCTGGCGCGACTACCCCCTCGTCGAGCGGGTCCGGGCGGCAACGGCCGGGCTGCCCGTCGAGCTGATCGGCGACGGCGTGGCGATCACCGCGGCCGAACACTGGCAGGGCGCGGCACGAGGACACGACAACGCCCTCTGCATGGTCGTCTCGACAGGCGTCGGAGGCGGCCTGGTCCTGGGCGGACAACTGCACCCCGGACCCACGGGCAACGCCGGCCACATCGGTCACATCAGCGTGGAACTCAACGGCGACCGCTGCCCGTGCGGGTCCCGCGGCTGTGTCGAGCGCATCGCGAGCGGCCCGAACATCGCGCGCCGCGCCATCGAGGGCGGCTGGCAGCCCGGCGCCGAGGGCGACACCTCCGCG from Streptomyces sp. NBC_00258 includes:
- a CDS encoding DUF6986 family protein, encoding MGQGQQEKVATSLAGAVSEEISASLAPVDAELERRYPGDPGTRQPVHTVYVPGDVFAAGTIRSWGDQALAALDEHAPDAASFAAVLGLSDDLAAPVYDRVRAKLEREPVEDLRVDFEDGYGPRPDTEEDEAAARAARLVSEAYETGTAAPYMGIRMKCMEAPVRDRGIRTLDIFLTGLMEAGGLPDGLVLTLPKVTYAEQVTAMVRLLEEFEKARGLEQGRIGFEIQIETSQSILATDGTATVARMIQAAEGRATGLHYGTFDYSACLGVSAAYQASDHPAADHAKAIMQVAAAGTGVRVSDGSTNVLPVGPTPKVHDAWRLHYGLTRRALARAYYQGWDMHPGHIPTRYAAVFAFYREGFEQAAARLARYANHAGGDVMDEPATAKALSGYLLRGLDCGALDIAEVARAAGLTRADLEAFATPRRADLTISAP
- a CDS encoding protein kinase domain-containing protein, translating into MSSGENQQPGEKDRPDGPDQPDGIGRLLVGRYRVVAQLGRGGMGVVWRALDEVLGREVAVKELRTYSDAGAPELADLGLRMQREARAAARVRHPGVVAVHDVAEVDGRPLIVMELVDGPSLDDVLRERGTLDAREVAGIGAKVMDALSAAHRAGVLHRDVKPGNILLDRSGRVVLTDFGIATMEDPGDGSATHLTRSGELVGSLDYLAPERAQGHEPGPASDIWALGATLYAAVEGASPFRRTSTWSTLTAIVVEPLPEPQRAGPLGPVLQQLMHKQPESRPDADEASRLLQAVADATTGPDSATRGLRPPAPRPRETTERSVPAVPPGFGPPEPAGAGFGPAGEDRAEAGSFGGSAPGVPATGHAGFGAPEPSGPGTGAAGAGSDTGTGEAAFGAAGIGGSGPGVPRAGWQAAASPATDGTGASVSASASASAGSGSGPGFPDADRAAPGAQQAGGHAAPPTAGSSAQPPTPGPGFGPPESMAQPAVPAAPRGRKGRVLLAAAAVTVVLAATGVTVALLNGSDESGPTAGPKASQGGDATPSEGASRGSIDLSDDTKPTEQGDKKESAKPSEKPERTEDAKPTDKAPAASPRPSEGGTTGGGSDGGTTGGGGDPSSAPVCHAIGGGKYNCEVWKTSKSYTAAGAEAGTLNAGTNYFYCQQNLGRRETYGEWTNVWWAKTDDDSGNTNVFVSDVYIKGGDNDAPVPGLPVC
- a CDS encoding LacI family DNA-binding transcriptional regulator, giving the protein MDYRTGQRIVAETARRTESRYGNRPTMKDVAARAGVGLKTVSRVVNGEPGVTPDTERRVQEAIDALGFRRNDSARVLRKGRTASIGLVLEDLADPFYGPLSRAVEEVARAHGALLINGSSAEDPDREQELVLALCARRVDGLVIIPAGDDHRYLEPEIKAGVATVFVDRPAGQIDADVVLSDSFGGARDGVAHLIAHGHRRIGFIGDMPRIHTSAERLRGYRAAMEDAGIPVEDAWMSLGVTDPQRVRKAAEDMLSGPSPVTAIFAGNNRVTVTAVRVIAEGSRPVALVGFDDIELADLLQPGVTVVAQDAAQLGRTAAERLFRQLDGSLVLPERIELPTRLITRGSGELPPSD
- a CDS encoding ROK family protein; translated protein: MHTDLVAALDIGGTKIAGALVDGHGRILLRAQRPTPAQEGGETVMAAVHAVLGELTVSPLWSRAMAIGIGSAGPVDASAGTVSPVNVPGWRDYPLVERVRAATAGLPVELIGDGVAITAAEHWQGAARGHDNALCMVVSTGVGGGLVLGGQLHPGPTGNAGHIGHISVELNGDRCPCGSRGCVERIASGPNIARRAIEGGWQPGAEGDTSAAAVAAAARAGDPVAVASFERAAQALAAGIAATATLVEIDIAVIGGGVGKAGDVLFTPLRAALRDYATLSFVQRLTVTPAQMGTDAGLVGAAAAALSRQASATTAVVGG